The nucleotide sequence CGCAGATCGACAGCGAGCTGCCGCTACTGGTCACCGGCGGCGACTGTGACCCGGTCAGCCAGGGCAAGCGTCTTGCCGATCTGGCCGATGCATTGCGCACGGCCGGCATGCGCCATGTCGATCTGAAGATCTACCCGCACGCCCGTCACGAGCTGCTCAACGAGAGCAACCGCGACGAGGTCACCCGCGATCTGCGCGACTGGCTCAACGCGGCGCTCAGCCGCAGCCGCTCGTGCCCCACACCTGCCGAGGAAACCCCATGACCCAGGTCACCAACATCCCATACGAAGCCCTCGAAGTCGGCCAGCAGGCGAGCTTCGACAAGCTCGTCGAAGAGCGCGACATCCAGCTGTTCGCCGCGGTCTCCGGCGACAACAACCCGGTGCACCTGGACGCCGCCTTCGCTGCCGAGACGATGTTCAAGGAGCGTATTGCCCATGGCATGTTCAGCGGCGCGCTGATCAGTGCGGCCATCGCCTGCCGCCTGCCTGGGCCGGGCACCATCTACCTGGGTCAGAGCCTGAAGTTCACCCGCCCGGTGAAGCTCGGCGACAACCTGACGGTGAAGCTGGAAGTGCTGGAAAAGCTGCCCAAGGGCCGCGTGAAACTGGCCACCCGCGTGTTCAACCAGAACGGTGAGCAGGTGGTCGACGGTGAAGCCGAAGTGCTCGCCCCGCGCGCCGAACAGACGGTGACCATGCCGGACATGCCCACCGTCGCCATCGGCTGATCACCCAGGCGCCCTCGCCTAGCGGCCGAGGGCACGCGCCGCTCAGTGCGGCGCGCCTGCGTCCTGCGCCGACTCCGGCGCCGCCTGTAGCGCACCGACCTTCACGCTCGCGGTCATCCCCGCACTCAGTGGCAGGTGCTGCGGCTTTTCGTCCAGACGAATGCGCACCGGGATGCGCTGGGCCAGGCGCACCCAGTTGAAAGTCGGTTCGACGTTGGCCAGCAGTTGCCCGTCCGGGCTGGCGTTGCGGTCGGTGATGCCGCGACTGATGCTTTCCACCGTGCCGGCCAGCGGCTCGCCGCTGCTCATCAGCCACACCTGCACCGGCGCGCCGACGGCGATGCCGGGCAGCTTGGTTTCCTCGAAATAGGCCTGCACGTAGAACGACTGGTCGTCGACCAGCGCCATCACCGCCTGCCCGGCCTGCACGTAGTTGCCCTGGGCCAGGTGCAGATTGGTGATCTGCCCGGCACGCGGCGCGCGCACCTCGCTGCGTGCCAGGTTGAGTTCGGCGATCTTCTGTTCGGCCAGCGCCTCACGGTACTCGCCACGGGCGACATCGGCGGTGATCTGCGCGTTCTCGCGCAACTCCGCGCTGATCGCCTGCGGACCGAGGTGGGCACGGCGCGAGGCCTCGTGCTCACGCAGGCGCAATTGATGGTGACGGGTTTCGGCCAGCGCCTTGGCCTTGTCCAGCGCCGCCTGGTAGCGCTCGCGGTCGATGCTCATCAACACCTCGCCCTTCGCCACCTGCTGGTTGTCGTGCACGCGCAGCTCGACCACCCAGCCGGACACATCCGGGGCGATGGTCACCACATCGGCGCGCACCCGGGCGTCGCGGGTCCAGGGCGACAGCATGTAGTGCTGCCACAGCCAGTAGCCGGCCAATATGGCCACGGCAACCAGGCTCAGGGTAATCACGACTCGCAGGGTCGCTCGCATCATTCTCTCCTCACCAGGCGGACAGCAACGCCACCAGCGCCGCCAATACACAGACGTACAGGGCGCAGTCGAACAGCGCCTCGTGCCAGATCCAGCGCGCCACGCCGAGTTGCTGCAAACCCAGGCGCAGCACGCCGGTCAGCAGCAGGGCGAGCAGCGCATACAGCAGCATCGGGCTGAGCAGCACGCCGCCCAGCGCCCATTCACGCAATGCCATGCAGTTCTCCTTGTCGTTCACACCACTGCCGCCAGCCATTGCGCAGCTGCAGCAACGCGGCCTGGGCCAGTCGCACTTCCACGGTATTGGGCTGCGCCTGGAGGGCGTTGAGCAGTTCTTCGGCCGTGTGTTCCAGGGCGTCTATCTGCGCCAACTGCGGCCCGGCGCGCAACGCCTGCTCCAGGCTGCGCCAGAAACGCTGCTCGGCTTTGCCCAGCGGCACCTGGGCGACCGCCAGGCAGCCACGCAGGTGCAGCAGCTCGTCACCGAGGTCGAGGCTGGCCACGCCGTCATCCCAGCGGCTGCGCGTTTCGCTCGGCAGGATCGGGTAATGCCGCGCCAGCTGCAGCAGACGGTCGGCGATACGCCCGCCAAACCAGTTGTCCGCGCCATGCAGCGAGCGCGAGGTCAGCCGCGCCAGGTCATCCAGGGTCGCGCGCAGCAGGCGCCGGCCGTGCCACACCGGGTTGCGCAGCACTACCAGGCGGAAGGCCAGCACCGCGCAACCGACGCCGAAGAGCATGGCCAGCGACTCATTGAGGAAGAAGGCCACGTCGTAGCGCATTTCGTTCTGCGGTGCGCAGAGCACGATCATGTGCAGGCAGAACGCCGTCGCGGTGCCGGCGATCTGCGGCTTGACCATGCCCAGCGCGCCGAAGAACAGCGGCACGCCCAGCGCCAGGCACAGCAGCGGAAAGCTGCTCAGTTGCGGCAGCAGCAGTTGGCCGACGACGAACGCCACCGGCACCGCGTAGAGAATCCCGCGCAGGAAGCTGAAGCCGATCTGCTCGGCGTTCTCACGGCTGGCGAACAGGCTGCAGACCACGCTGGCCAGCAGCAGCGCGCCACTGGCGGCAGGCCAGCCGGTGAGCAGCCAGAAGGCGGACAACACGACGAAGGTCAGGGCGCTGCGCAGGCCATACACCGCGGCGGTCTGCGGATCACGGTGCCAGGACAGCGCCGGTGGCGCATCCACCGGCGCCACGCCCCGCTCCACCGCCAGCATCGCCTCGCGCGCCTGTTCGAAGCGGCTCAACAGCAGCGCCAGACGCGCCAGACAGAACTGCCGCGCCGGCGGATGGCGAGCGTCCTGCGACTCGGCCTGCAAGCGCTCGCGCAACGGCTGCACCTGAGCGGTATCAGGCTCCAGCAGCGCCGCCTGCACTTCGCTCAGCCAGGGCGCCAGACCCAAGGCCTCGATGGGCGACAGCTCACGCCATTGCCGTGCCACCCCACGCGCCAAACGCAGCAGGCCGAGCAGATCGCGGGTCAGCACACGCAGGGCACGGCCGCGCTGGCGACCACGCTCGCCCTCGAACCAGGCGTGTTCACGCTGGGCATCCACCGCGACGATGCGCCCAAGCACTTCCAGCAACCCCTGACGCCCCTGCGGCGCACCACTCAGCGCGCCGCTGACCGACTGCATGCCGGCCTGCCAGGTGGCCCGCGCCTGCTGCGCCAGTTGGTGCTCCACCCGTTGCGGCCAGAGCAGCGCACTGGTCGCCGTGGCACAGAGGATGCCCAGGCAGATTTCCGTGCAGCGCGCCACCGCCTGGTCGAACACCGTCAGCGGCTGACTGATCGCCGGCAAACAGATGATCGCCACCGTGTAGCCGGCGAGCACGAAGGCATAGGCCCAGGCACTGCGCAGCAGCGTCGAAGCGGCCGTGCACAGCCCCAGCCACAGCGCCATCACCAGCAGAAACAGCCAGGGCGCCTGATCCAGCACCCCCATGAACAGCACCGACATGAAGGTGCCGACCAACGTGCCCAGCAGCCGCGCCAGGCCCTTCTGCACCACCATGCCGGACAATGGCTGGGCGACGATGAACGCCGTCATCAGCGCCCACTGCGGTTGCTCCAGACCGAAACGGAACGCACACCACAACGCCAACCCGCCGCCAAGCAAGGTCTTGCAGGCGAATTGCAGGGCGGCACGGCTGGGGGCGAAGAAGACCGGCAAAAACTCACGCACGGCGGTTACCTGAGGATGTCCTATCTGAACATAGCGGGTTCTGCGAAGAAATTTACAACCATAGCTAATTATTAGCAAGCTAACATAAATCCCGAAAAACGCAGACCGATCAACGGCGGTTGAAATTAATTAACTAAG is from Pseudomonas sp. PDM14 and encodes:
- a CDS encoding MaoC family dehydratase; this translates as MTQVTNIPYEALEVGQQASFDKLVEERDIQLFAAVSGDNNPVHLDAAFAAETMFKERIAHGMFSGALISAAIACRLPGPGTIYLGQSLKFTRPVKLGDNLTVKLEVLEKLPKGRVKLATRVFNQNGEQVVDGEAEVLAPRAEQTVTMPDMPTVAIG
- a CDS encoding efflux RND transporter periplasmic adaptor subunit, coding for MRATLRVVITLSLVAVAILAGYWLWQHYMLSPWTRDARVRADVVTIAPDVSGWVVELRVHDNQQVAKGEVLMSIDRERYQAALDKAKALAETRHHQLRLREHEASRRAHLGPQAISAELRENAQITADVARGEYREALAEQKIAELNLARSEVRAPRAGQITNLHLAQGNYVQAGQAVMALVDDQSFYVQAYFEETKLPGIAVGAPVQVWLMSSGEPLAGTVESISRGITDRNASPDGQLLANVEPTFNWVRLAQRIPVRIRLDEKPQHLPLSAGMTASVKVGALQAAPESAQDAGAPH
- a CDS encoding DUF1656 domain-containing protein, with product MALREWALGGVLLSPMLLYALLALLLTGVLRLGLQQLGVARWIWHEALFDCALYVCVLAALVALLSAW
- a CDS encoding FUSC family protein yields the protein MREFLPVFFAPSRAALQFACKTLLGGGLALWCAFRFGLEQPQWALMTAFIVAQPLSGMVVQKGLARLLGTLVGTFMSVLFMGVLDQAPWLFLLVMALWLGLCTAASTLLRSAWAYAFVLAGYTVAIICLPAISQPLTVFDQAVARCTEICLGILCATATSALLWPQRVEHQLAQQARATWQAGMQSVSGALSGAPQGRQGLLEVLGRIVAVDAQREHAWFEGERGRQRGRALRVLTRDLLGLLRLARGVARQWRELSPIEALGLAPWLSEVQAALLEPDTAQVQPLRERLQAESQDARHPPARQFCLARLALLLSRFEQAREAMLAVERGVAPVDAPPALSWHRDPQTAAVYGLRSALTFVVLSAFWLLTGWPAASGALLLASVVCSLFASRENAEQIGFSFLRGILYAVPVAFVVGQLLLPQLSSFPLLCLALGVPLFFGALGMVKPQIAGTATAFCLHMIVLCAPQNEMRYDVAFFLNESLAMLFGVGCAVLAFRLVVLRNPVWHGRRLLRATLDDLARLTSRSLHGADNWFGGRIADRLLQLARHYPILPSETRSRWDDGVASLDLGDELLHLRGCLAVAQVPLGKAEQRFWRSLEQALRAGPQLAQIDALEHTAEELLNALQAQPNTVEVRLAQAALLQLRNGWRQWCERQGELHGIA